A genomic segment from Candidatus Brocadia sinica JPN1 encodes:
- a CDS encoding Trm112 family protein → MITKELLDILACPLCKADVRLEGERIICAKCGRRYPIRDDIPIMLIDEAELPEEQKKING, encoded by the coding sequence ATGATTACCAAGGAATTGCTGGACATTCTTGCCTGCCCGCTCTGTAAGGCAGATGTCAGGCTGGAAGGCGAAAGAATTATATGCGCAAAGTGCGGACGACGGTATCCGATAAGAGACGATATTCCAATTATGCTTATTGACGAGGCAGAATTACCGGAGGAACAAAAAAAGATTAATGGATAA
- a CDS encoding deoxycytidylate deaminase, protein MSRRPSWDEYFLRITREVAQRSTCLRRQVGALLVMDKHILTTGYNGAPSGLQHCLEIGCLREQLKVPPGERHELCRGLHAEMNALLQAAHYGIKISGATLYSTTYPCSLCAKMLVNAGIKRIVTLTDYPDALAKEMLSMANITVEFVKLDNNTKE, encoded by the coding sequence ATGTCCAGGAGACCCTCGTGGGATGAATATTTTTTGCGAATTACCCGGGAGGTAGCACAACGCTCCACCTGCTTGAGAAGACAGGTGGGGGCGCTGCTGGTGATGGATAAACATATCCTGACGACGGGTTATAACGGCGCGCCGAGTGGACTCCAACATTGTTTAGAGATTGGCTGTTTACGGGAACAGCTCAAGGTGCCACCTGGAGAACGACACGAACTCTGCCGTGGCCTCCATGCCGAGATGAATGCCCTGCTCCAGGCGGCGCATTATGGCATAAAAATTTCTGGTGCGACATTATACAGCACCACGTACCCTTGTTCCCTATGTGCCAAGATGCTGGTGAATGCAGGCATCAAACGCATTGTCACCCTCACAGATTATCCCGACGCCCTTGCCAAAGAGATGCTTTCCATGGCAAATATTACCGTGGAATTTGTTAAACTGGACAACAACACAAAGGAATAG
- the nrdR gene encoding transcriptional regulator NrdR, producing MQCLFCKVDNDKVINSRTSVDGLSIKRRRECLSCGRRYTTYERIEESPLRVVKKDGTREAFDRRKILSGLLKACEKRPVSTDTLENIVNEIEREIYNQFDREVTTNFIGSLVMQKLKILDAVAYVRFASVYREFKDISEFIDELKPLMTGEKKKKKDGSNDSRSISLQH from the coding sequence ATGCAGTGTTTGTTTTGCAAAGTAGACAATGACAAAGTTATTAATTCCCGCACATCGGTTGACGGTTTGAGCATCAAACGCAGGCGGGAGTGTCTGAGTTGCGGCCGTCGATATACGACGTATGAGCGGATAGAAGAAAGTCCTCTCCGTGTGGTAAAGAAAGACGGGACGCGCGAGGCGTTTGATCGCAGGAAAATATTAAGTGGGTTGTTGAAGGCGTGCGAAAAAAGGCCAGTTTCGACTGATACGTTGGAAAATATTGTAAATGAAATTGAACGGGAAATTTACAACCAATTTGATCGGGAAGTAACCACAAATTTCATAGGGTCACTGGTGATGCAAAAATTGAAGATTCTTGACGCAGTGGCCTATGTTCGATTCGCATCAGTGTATAGAGAATTCAAGGATATCTCCGAATTTATTGATGAACTGAAGCCGTTGATGACGGGTGAAAAGAAGAAAAAAAAGGATGGGAGTAATGACTCCCGCAGTATATCTCTTCAACATTAG
- the yidC gene encoding membrane protein insertase YidC gives MDKKALIAMIICGIIMLLYYPFILPLFSPKKAKVTEETKEEAVLGKPREIKTVEAPKPLPALPAKSQTDIPAKEVVIENAFVRMIWTNEGAALKSVKLKQFKDAEAKNILDLLKDVNTEYHPLAIESTLQKTNLQRQRYTISEQSGNKVVFTTTLEEGINLIKAITLPPDKYHVDVDITLENNTDTEVSTSYSIIASSMITHEGEPSTDMAAVAGVDLGNKRTKLVRMAPKELPSKNESVGIVWAGSTNKYFSTILKPAPSDLVASIHAQAFDAQGMISQEKAEHGDFMVTLQTNKFRILPHEAVKHGYIYFVGPKKEQVLEQYETLAVLLSYGWLTVISKVLLTFLNAVHRVIPNYGISIIVLTIIIKAILFPLTRKSQVSMFRMQQLQPMINQLKEKYKHDKQKMGREQMMLFKKYGVNPMSGCLPMVLQLPVFFALFRTLQLSFEMRQAPFMFWISDLSRPDTLLLLPFSIPFLGNALNILPLIMTGASFAQMKVTPKAPAADPQAQAQQKMMSFMPIMFAFILYHMPSGLTVYWTTSTIFSIIEGIVIRKTIKKIK, from the coding sequence ATGGATAAAAAGGCGCTTATTGCTATGATTATTTGCGGGATAATTATGTTGTTGTATTATCCCTTTATACTACCCCTGTTCTCTCCAAAAAAGGCCAAGGTTACCGAGGAAACAAAAGAAGAGGCTGTTTTGGGAAAACCACGTGAGATAAAGACTGTCGAAGCCCCCAAGCCTTTGCCAGCACTACCTGCCAAATCTCAAACGGACATTCCAGCCAAGGAAGTCGTTATTGAAAACGCATTTGTGAGAATGATATGGACGAATGAAGGGGCAGCGCTCAAATCCGTTAAGCTGAAACAATTTAAAGATGCCGAGGCAAAAAATATCCTGGATTTATTAAAAGATGTTAACACAGAATATCATCCGCTTGCGATAGAGAGTACCCTTCAAAAAACAAACCTTCAGAGGCAGCGATATACCATCTCCGAACAAAGCGGGAATAAGGTTGTATTTACTACCACACTGGAGGAGGGAATAAACCTTATCAAAGCAATCACTTTACCTCCGGACAAATACCATGTAGACGTGGACATTACCTTAGAAAACAACACGGATACTGAGGTTTCAACATCATACAGTATTATTGCATCTTCTATGATTACCCACGAAGGTGAACCTTCAACTGATATGGCAGCGGTAGCAGGCGTAGATTTGGGAAATAAAAGGACCAAACTCGTACGTATGGCGCCAAAGGAATTGCCTTCCAAGAATGAATCGGTAGGCATTGTCTGGGCCGGGTCAACGAATAAATATTTCTCCACGATCCTGAAACCTGCGCCAAGTGATTTGGTGGCATCTATTCATGCACAGGCATTTGACGCCCAAGGAATGATCTCACAGGAAAAGGCAGAGCATGGCGACTTTATGGTCACTTTACAAACAAACAAGTTTCGTATACTACCACATGAAGCAGTTAAACATGGTTACATCTATTTTGTTGGGCCGAAAAAAGAGCAAGTCCTGGAACAATACGAGACACTAGCTGTCCTTCTCAGCTATGGCTGGCTTACCGTAATAAGCAAAGTGCTTTTGACTTTTTTGAACGCCGTCCATCGTGTAATTCCCAACTATGGTATCTCAATCATAGTATTAACCATCATCATCAAGGCAATTCTTTTCCCGCTCACAAGAAAAAGCCAGGTCTCCATGTTCAGAATGCAACAACTACAACCCATGATAAACCAGCTCAAGGAAAAGTATAAACACGATAAACAAAAGATGGGAAGAGAACAGATGATGTTGTTTAAAAAATACGGAGTCAATCCCATGAGTGGCTGCTTGCCTATGGTATTGCAACTCCCTGTTTTTTTTGCACTCTTCCGCACCTTGCAGCTTTCTTTTGAAATGAGGCAGGCACCCTTCATGTTTTGGATCAGCGACCTTTCAAGACCGGATACCTTGTTGCTGCTTCCCTTCAGCATACCTTTTCTCGGAAATGCCCTCAATATACTGCCGTTAATTATGACAGGCGCTTCCTTTGCCCAGATGAAGGTCACACCCAAAGCACCGGCAGCAGATCCACAGGCACAGGCACAACAAAAGATGATGTCATTTATGCCTATCATGTTTGCATTCATATTATATCACATGCCTTCGGGGCTTACAGTCTACTGGACAACGAGTACTATATTTAGCATTATTGAGGGCATAGTAATCCGGAAAACTATCAAGAAGATAAAATAA
- the nrdD gene encoding anaerobic ribonucleoside-triphosphate reductase, whose protein sequence is MNTATALEYVVKRDGRLVPFNEKKIADAIFKAAQSVGGEDRALADELAVVVTMFLEKKYAGQMPGIEDIQDIVEKVLIETGHAKTAKAYILYRDKRARIRESLRVRKHTKKRADTTDVSLLVNTETKDETFPWDKRKIADALIKEADFSEEVASEIAGAVEQRVFSSGLNRISTTLIRELVDNELFEGGYNKKLEKQVVIGMPKYDLEELIMSKNKENSNIATNNPEAINLAIAENTLKQFALQEVFSKDVANAHLSGMVHIHDLGYPTRVYCSSHSLEYLKKYGLSLQNLDTESAPAKHARTLTGHLNTFLASMQAYYAGALGVGYVNIMYAPYLEGMSYKEMKQEAQHLIFSCSQSAFSRGGQTLFLDFNVHTGIPRYLRNIPAIGPGGKPTGKTYGDYEETARQFTLAMLDVWREGDCYGHVFAFPKCDFHINEDTLNDPKQYEILEYACQIASENGVPYFIFDRDEITLSACCRLRTTIDDNYMIKHPESMRFCGFQNITINLPQASYRAGRGDWDALYKEIDRGIEIAVKAHIQKKAFVGKLMSSPEMPLWEIGKKAKDGRPYVDLETSTYIVGILGLNECLQFMTGRELHEGEDMIKLGLRVISHMYMRVKEAGKKYKLKFSLEESPAESASRRLAKVDVRNYPEAAEMVKGSIERDEFYYTNSVHLRPDAPVDMITRIFLQSKFHTMIESGAIIHAFVGEERPSASSIMNLVKKTFKNTQAAQVTISPEFTICNDCKKVTQKLTDICGHCGSRNVYGVSRIVGYFSRINNWNKSKIGELADRHKGNYSVSDLLPKKEPGICGVVYNEVLR, encoded by the coding sequence ATGAACACAGCAACAGCATTGGAGTATGTAGTAAAACGGGATGGAAGATTAGTGCCTTTTAACGAGAAAAAGATCGCAGATGCCATCTTCAAGGCTGCGCAGTCGGTAGGGGGTGAGGATCGCGCCCTGGCAGATGAACTGGCGGTTGTTGTTACCATGTTTCTGGAAAAAAAATATGCCGGGCAGATGCCGGGTATAGAGGACATACAAGATATCGTAGAGAAGGTGCTTATTGAGACAGGACATGCCAAAACGGCAAAGGCTTACATACTCTATCGTGACAAGAGGGCGAGGATTCGGGAATCACTTCGTGTCCGAAAGCACACAAAGAAACGGGCAGACACAACCGATGTCTCCCTTTTGGTCAATACAGAGACAAAAGACGAAACATTTCCCTGGGATAAAAGAAAGATTGCAGATGCCTTGATAAAGGAAGCTGATTTTTCAGAAGAGGTTGCGTCTGAAATCGCCGGCGCTGTAGAACAAAGGGTTTTTTCATCCGGATTAAACCGTATTTCTACAACATTGATCCGTGAACTGGTAGACAACGAACTCTTTGAGGGAGGCTACAATAAGAAGCTCGAAAAACAGGTCGTGATTGGTATGCCTAAGTATGACCTCGAAGAGTTGATCATGTCAAAGAACAAGGAGAACAGCAATATTGCCACGAATAACCCGGAGGCAATTAATCTTGCGATCGCCGAGAACACGTTAAAGCAGTTTGCCCTTCAGGAGGTATTTTCAAAGGATGTTGCAAACGCCCACCTGAGTGGTATGGTACACATCCATGACCTGGGTTATCCGACAAGGGTGTATTGTTCTTCTCACTCCCTTGAATATTTGAAAAAGTATGGATTGTCGCTTCAAAATCTGGATACAGAATCAGCGCCTGCAAAACATGCACGCACCCTGACAGGACATTTAAATACGTTCCTGGCCTCAATGCAGGCCTATTATGCGGGAGCCCTCGGCGTGGGATATGTCAATATCATGTATGCCCCTTATCTGGAAGGGATGAGCTACAAAGAAATGAAGCAAGAGGCGCAACACCTTATCTTCAGTTGTTCCCAGAGTGCTTTTTCCCGCGGGGGGCAGACCTTGTTTCTGGATTTTAACGTCCACACCGGTATTCCACGATATTTAAGAAATATCCCTGCTATCGGGCCCGGTGGAAAACCAACGGGGAAGACCTATGGGGATTATGAGGAGACGGCCCGTCAATTTACCTTAGCCATGCTGGACGTATGGCGTGAAGGGGATTGCTACGGACACGTCTTTGCCTTTCCGAAGTGTGATTTTCATATTAACGAAGATACCCTCAATGATCCTAAACAATACGAAATCCTGGAATATGCTTGTCAGATTGCCAGCGAAAATGGCGTTCCTTATTTCATCTTTGACAGGGATGAAATTACTCTGTCGGCCTGCTGCCGTTTGCGTACCACGATAGACGATAATTATATGATCAAACATCCTGAAAGTATGCGTTTCTGCGGATTTCAGAACATCACGATCAACCTTCCGCAGGCATCATACCGGGCAGGGAGAGGCGATTGGGATGCTCTGTATAAAGAGATTGATAGAGGCATAGAAATTGCGGTAAAGGCACATATCCAGAAAAAGGCGTTTGTAGGAAAATTAATGTCAAGTCCGGAGATGCCCCTCTGGGAGATTGGAAAGAAGGCAAAGGACGGTCGTCCGTATGTAGATCTGGAGACCTCAACATATATTGTGGGTATCTTAGGGTTGAATGAATGCCTGCAATTTATGACCGGAAGGGAATTACATGAAGGTGAGGATATGATTAAGCTGGGGCTGCGGGTCATTTCTCACATGTATATGCGTGTGAAGGAGGCAGGCAAGAAATATAAGTTAAAATTCTCTCTGGAGGAATCCCCGGCAGAAAGCGCCAGCAGACGACTTGCCAAGGTCGATGTAAGAAATTATCCGGAGGCAGCTGAAATGGTCAAGGGAAGCATTGAAAGGGATGAATTCTACTATACCAATAGCGTGCATCTGCGTCCTGATGCCCCGGTAGACATGATTACCAGAATCTTCCTCCAGAGTAAGTTCCATACGATGATTGAATCGGGTGCCATTATCCATGCGTTTGTGGGCGAAGAAAGGCCGTCGGCATCCAGCATCATGAATCTGGTCAAAAAGACCTTTAAAAATACCCAGGCCGCGCAGGTCACCATCTCTCCGGAATTTACTATTTGCAATGACTGCAAGAAGGTTACGCAAAAACTTACCGATATCTGCGGACACTGCGGTTCCAGGAATGTGTACGGTGTTTCACGGATAGTGGGATACTTCAGCCGCATCAATAACTGGAACAAGTCCAAGATCGGTGAACTGGCAGACAGGCACAAGGGCAATTATAGTGTAAGTGATCTTCTGCCTAAGAAGGAGCCCGGTATCTGCGGAGTCGTGTATAACGAAGTGCTAAGGTGA
- the mnmE gene encoding tRNA uridine-5-carboxymethylaminomethyl(34) synthesis GTPase MnmE has protein sequence MCPEIQDTIVAVSTPSGRSLHAIIKISGQEAIHCIKDFFVSASHLDLETAPSYSSVQGHLYIPEEYINIPVVLYIMKKPYSYTKEDVVEIHTIGSPPLLDMLLNAFLSKGIQTKRGIRLSQPGEFTKRAFLHGRIDLAQAEATMRIIRAQTDLELKAAIAHLTGDVSQEIRRIQDDSISLCSHIEASIDFSDQDIDLISATEIMKRLEAIKTTISHFLNQPETSRVPPEGIDTVLYGKPNVGKSSLINALLGKRRAIVSEIPGTTRDVVTDILEIDGIRFKLTDTAGADDTKGAVISRAMEKTQSMLTRAQVLLLVFDGSANLGEQFLEINLDDLTNNVIVIMNKCDLLQEIPHYELPEKLKEYPIILTSTLTGVGLERLREMLAETVLEGRINTSIAPPLLNMRQREALQRSLQSIQQAIESARNNESYEFIALDLHTAIDTLGEIMGKVTTEDILDHIFSEFCIGK, from the coding sequence ATGTGCCCCGAAATCCAGGATACGATTGTTGCTGTTTCCACGCCGTCGGGGAGGTCGCTGCACGCAATTATCAAGATCAGCGGCCAAGAAGCCATTCATTGTATCAAAGATTTTTTCGTTTCGGCCTCTCATCTTGATTTAGAGACTGCTCCTTCCTATTCCTCTGTACAGGGACACCTTTATATCCCTGAGGAATATATTAATATTCCTGTCGTTTTATATATCATGAAAAAACCCTATTCGTATACAAAGGAAGACGTGGTGGAAATCCATACCATCGGTTCCCCACCCCTCCTGGATATGCTTTTGAATGCTTTTTTATCAAAGGGAATTCAAACAAAAAGGGGTATCCGGCTTTCACAACCGGGCGAATTTACAAAACGAGCCTTCTTGCATGGTCGGATAGACCTTGCACAGGCCGAGGCTACCATGCGTATCATCCGCGCACAAACAGACCTCGAATTGAAGGCAGCAATTGCGCACCTGACCGGAGACGTTTCACAGGAGATCAGGCGTATACAAGATGATTCGATTTCCCTTTGCTCACATATAGAGGCATCTATTGATTTCTCAGACCAGGATATTGACCTGATATCAGCAACGGAAATCATGAAGCGGTTGGAGGCAATCAAAACAACAATTTCCCACTTTTTAAACCAACCGGAAACTAGCAGAGTTCCTCCGGAAGGGATTGATACCGTTTTGTACGGTAAGCCCAATGTGGGAAAGTCGAGTCTGATCAATGCCCTCTTGGGAAAGAGAAGGGCTATTGTTAGCGAGATACCAGGAACGACACGGGACGTGGTTACCGATATTTTAGAAATAGATGGAATTCGTTTTAAATTGACGGATACGGCGGGAGCAGATGATACAAAAGGCGCTGTTATCTCCAGAGCGATGGAAAAGACGCAATCCATGTTAACAAGGGCACAGGTATTGTTGCTTGTTTTTGATGGCAGCGCCAATTTGGGCGAACAATTCCTGGAAATAAATTTAGACGATTTGACGAATAATGTGATTGTTATAATGAACAAATGTGATCTCCTCCAAGAAATTCCTCATTACGAATTGCCGGAGAAGTTGAAAGAATATCCCATAATACTTACTTCCACACTGACCGGTGTTGGTTTGGAAAGATTGAGAGAGATGCTGGCAGAGACAGTCCTGGAAGGCAGGATAAACACATCAATAGCGCCACCGCTATTGAATATGCGCCAAAGAGAGGCACTCCAGCGGTCCCTTCAATCAATTCAACAAGCCATTGAATCGGCAAGAAATAATGAAAGCTACGAATTCATAGCATTGGACCTGCATACGGCAATAGATACCCTTGGTGAGATTATGGGAAAGGTTACCACAGAAGATATTTTAGATCACATATTTTCTGAATTTTGCATTGGGAAATAA
- a CDS encoding anaerobic ribonucleoside-triphosphate reductase activating protein translates to MIVPIKGFIENSLIEWEGKIVSIIFLPTCNLRCPYCHAPHLVLTPNELESIPVDAVIGKIRQNLGWVDGVVVTGGEPTSQKHLGVFLKSLKDTGILVRLDTNGTNPDVLKDLIDRGLLDCVAMDIKAPLQRKKYELVSGVSCNIEDIRKSICIIMESGIEHEFRTTVCPSQLDGDDIENIAKTIRGAGRYILQSFRPNHCLDTEMLNIEPYPAEILRGFATSAGKHVGYCCVRGEAGKVLQRNW, encoded by the coding sequence ATGATCGTACCAATCAAGGGATTTATAGAAAATAGTCTTATCGAATGGGAAGGGAAGATTGTCTCTATAATCTTCCTGCCAACATGCAACCTCCGTTGTCCTTATTGCCATGCCCCCCATTTGGTTCTAACCCCGAATGAGTTAGAATCCATTCCTGTCGATGCCGTTATTGGCAAGATACGGCAAAATCTTGGCTGGGTGGATGGTGTTGTAGTCACGGGTGGCGAGCCAACCTCACAGAAACATCTCGGCGTATTCCTTAAGTCATTAAAAGACACCGGAATTCTGGTTCGTCTGGATACAAACGGCACGAATCCTGATGTGCTGAAAGATTTAATTGACAGAGGACTTCTGGATTGTGTGGCTATGGACATCAAGGCGCCTCTTCAGAGGAAGAAGTATGAATTGGTTTCAGGCGTGTCTTGCAACATCGAAGACATTAGAAAGAGCATTTGCATTATCATGGAAAGCGGTATTGAGCATGAATTCCGCACGACCGTTTGCCCGTCACAGTTGGATGGAGACGATATTGAAAATATAGCCAAAACCATCCGAGGCGCCGGGCGATATATACTACAGTCTTTTAGACCGAATCATTGCCTGGATACAGAGATGTTGAACATTGAGCCGTATCCTGCCGAAATACTCAGGGGTTTTGCAACAAGCGCCGGTAAACATGTTGGCTACTGCTGTGTGCGCGGCGAAGCGGGGAAAGTTTTGCAAAGAAATTGGTAA
- a CDS encoding segregation and condensation protein A gives MTSEYKVDLDIYNGPLDLLLYLIRREEVNVYDIPIARITDQYLQYIEAIQALDMNIVGDFLVMAATLMYIKSYMLLPRTEIKDDEEEIEDPRSSLVKQLLEYKRYKESTFILAARAAEWEKKCMRIHTEFPTETIDKKDEELPVVDVSVWDLLQRFSQIMKQTLFDVSTKVIYDDTPIQEYMNEVLERVHLNDSLSFTNLFMGIHERRRVIGFFLALLELVRLHRIKIEQPANYADIQISLYSQTMPC, from the coding sequence ATGACAAGCGAATATAAAGTAGATCTGGATATTTATAACGGCCCCCTTGATTTGCTTCTCTATTTGATCCGAAGGGAAGAGGTTAATGTCTACGATATTCCCATTGCACGAATCACAGATCAGTACCTGCAGTATATAGAAGCAATACAAGCCCTGGACATGAACATTGTGGGAGACTTTCTGGTAATGGCGGCTACCCTTATGTATATTAAGTCATACATGCTCCTTCCTCGCACGGAAATAAAAGATGATGAAGAAGAGATAGAAGATCCGAGGTCATCGCTGGTAAAGCAATTACTGGAATATAAACGGTATAAGGAAAGCACCTTTATTTTAGCCGCAAGGGCTGCTGAGTGGGAAAAAAAATGTATGAGAATACACACGGAGTTTCCAACAGAAACAATAGACAAGAAAGATGAAGAATTACCGGTAGTGGATGTAAGCGTGTGGGATCTTTTACAAAGGTTTTCCCAAATCATGAAACAGACATTGTTTGATGTATCCACTAAAGTAATCTACGATGACACGCCGATCCAGGAATACATGAACGAGGTCTTGGAAAGGGTACATCTCAACGACTCTCTGTCTTTTACAAATCTTTTCATGGGAATACACGAAAGGAGACGGGTTATTGGATTTTTCCTGGCGCTATTGGAACTGGTACGTCTCCACAGGATAAAGATAGAGCAACCAGCAAACTATGCAGACATCCAGATATCCTTATATTCTCAAACGATGCCATGTTAA